In one window of Musa acuminata AAA Group cultivar baxijiao chromosome BXJ3-2, Cavendish_Baxijiao_AAA, whole genome shotgun sequence DNA:
- the LOC135631704 gene encoding curcumin synthase 2 — protein sequence MASLHALRKTQRAQGPATIMAIGTANPPNLYEQSTYPDYYFRVTNSEHKQDLKHKFRRMCEKTMVKRRYLHLTEEILKERPKLCSYMEPSFDDRQDIVVEEVPKLAKEAATKAIKEWGRSKSDITHLVFCSISGIDMPGADYRLAKLLGLPLSVNRIMLYSQACHMGAAMLRIAKDLAENNKGARVLVVSCEITVLSFRGPDEHDFEALAGQAGFGDGAAAVIVGADPIQGLEKPIYEIMSATQVTVPESEKAVGGHLREVGLTFHFFNQLPMIIADNIGNSLADAFKPLGITDWNEVFWVAHPGNWAIMDAIESKLGLLPEKLSTARHVFAEYGNMQSATVYFVMDEVRKRSVVEGRATTGDGLQWGVLFGFGPGLSIETVVLRSVPL from the exons ATGGCCAGCCTCCACGCTCTGCGCAAGACACAGAGGGCTCAGGGTCCGGCGACCATCATGGCCATCGGCACCGCCAACCCTCCCAACCTCTACGAACAGAGCACCTATCCCGACTACTACTTCCGCGTCACCAACTCTGAGCACAAGCAGGATCTCAAGCACAAGTTTCGGCGCATGT GCGAGAAGACGATGGTCAAACGGCGCTACCTGCATCTCACCGAGGAGATCCTCAAGGAGAGACCAAAACTGTGCTCCTACATGGAGCCATCCTTCGACGACCGGCAGGACATCGTGGTGGAGGAGGTGCCCAAGCTGGCCAAGGAAGCCGCCACCAAGGCCATCAAGGAGTGGGGCCGCTCCAAGTCCGACATCACCCACTTGGTCTTCTGCTCCATCAGCGGCATCGACATGCCCGGCGCCGACTACCGCCTTGCCAAGCTCCTCGGCCTCCCGTTGTCCGTCAACCGCATCATGCTCTACAGCCAGGCCTGCCATATGGGCGCCGCCATGCTCCGCATCGCCAAGGACCTCGCCGAGAACAACAAGGGGGCTCGTGTGCTCGTGGTGTCCTGCGAGATCACCGTCCTCAGCTTCCGAGGCCCGGACGAGCACGACTTCGAGGCCCTCGCTGGCCAAGCGGGGTTCGGTGACGGAGCAGCTGCGGTCATCGTGGGTGCCGATCCGATCCAAGGCCTGGAGAAGCCGATCTACGAGATAATGTCGGCCACGCAAGTAACGGTGCCGGAGAGCGAGAAGGCCGTGGGAGGCCACCTCCGGGAGGTCGGCCTGACCTTCCACTTCTTCAACCAGCTGCCCATGATCATCGCCGACAACATCGGGAACAGCCTCGCGGACGCATTCAAGCCCTTGGGCATCACCGACTGGAACGAGGTGTTCTGGGTGGCGCACCCGGGAAATTGGGCCATCATGGACGCCATCGAGTCCAAGCTGGGGCTCCTGCCGGAGAAGCTCAGCACAGCACGGCATGTATTCGCCGAGTACGGCAACATGCAGAGCGCCACCGTGTATTTCGTGATGGATGAGGTGAGGAAGCGGTCGGTGGTGGAGGGGCGGGCGACTACCGGGGATGGACTGCAGTGGGGGGTACTCTTTGGGTTTGGACCGGGGCTCAGCATCGAGACTGTCGTGCTCCGCAGCGTACCACTCTAA
- the LOC135631703 gene encoding uncharacterized protein LOC135631703 — protein sequence MPTFTAIALDRLLEPGSGMPMSPKPPPVPIKMVKGAQEATTRRSNPRPNIRPALYATPETTPIPDAPWWFPPHSPYLINHKRRGRRLVKSVLQGQACSTGPKPPDEEQKIEVMNGNGHDEEVQKAGHGQGSRGGSVVDESGGGELQDEHLGKGVIATEEMAKPLSEDPERDDDTENFFDLQDSLSTASNSEADDTCGRWKPITPLGEYYDAFDDILSDGSARSSYPNVEDELREMRLNVLMEIEKRTQAEEALANLQNQWQRLSHRLSLVGLKLPTPPTVPEAVDVPSNLHPAEELYQQVVVARFVADAVGRGCARAEVQLEMETQIASKNFEIARLSDRLQYYEAANKEMSQRNQEAIEMARRQRNWRKRRQRWFWGSIGVAITLGGAAIAWSYLPVSVSKPTPSEVDTTSSHEQ from the exons ATGCCGACATTCACTGCGATCGCCTTGGATAGACTTTTGGAGCCTGGGTCTGGAATGCCTATGTCACCAAAGCCACCTCCGGTGCCGATCAAGATGGTGAAGGGGGCACAAGAAGCAACGACCCGCAGGAGCAATCCTCGACCCAACATCCGCCCTGCTCTTTATGCCACCCCGGAGACCACCCCGATCCCTGACGCCCCTTGGTGGTTTCCTCCACACTCGCCATACCTCATTAACCATAAGAGACGTGGGCGTCGCCTCGTCAAGAGCGTCTTGCAGGGCCAAGCTTGTTCCACAGGACCAAAGCCACCCGAtgaggagcagaagattgaagtgaTGAATGGAAATGGGCATGACGAGGAGGTGCAGAAAGCTGGTCATGGACAGGGTAGCCGGGGTGGTTCTGTTGTGGATGAATCTGGTGGAGGCGAGCTGCAAGATGAACATTTGGGTAAAGGGGTGATCGCAACCGAGGAAATGGCAAAGCCTCTGTCTGAAGACCCCGAAAGAGATGACGACACAGAGAACTTCTTTGATCTGCAGGACTCGCTGAGCACTGCCAGTAACTCCGAGGCCGATGATACCTGTGGTCGGTGGAAACCAATTACCCCATTGGGAGAGTATTATGATGCCTTTGACG ATATTCTTAGTGATGGTTCTGCACGATCTTCCTATCCAAATGTTGAAGATGAACTGCGTGAAATGAGGCTAAATGTGTTGATGGAGATAGAGAAGCGGACGCAAGCCGAAGAAGCACTAGCGAACCTGCAAAACCAATGGCAGCGACTGAGTCATCGACTGTCGCTTGTTGGCTTGAAGCTTCCAACTCCTCCAACCGTTCCTGAGGCTGTGGATGTGCCTTCAAACTTGCATCCTGCGGAGGAATTGTACCAACAGGTTGTTGTTGCACGCTTTGTAGCCGACGCTGTAGGGAGGGGTTGTGCCCGTGCCGAGGTTCAACTAGAGATGGAAACCCAAATTGCATCAAAGAACTTTGAGATTGCTAGGTTATCGGATCGGCTCCAGTATTATGAAGCTGCAAATAAAGAAATgtctcaaagaaatcaagaggccATCG AAATGGCACGACGACAACGCAACTGGCGTAAGAGGAGGCAAAGATGGTTTTGGGGCTCAATTGGTGTTGCCATTACACTCGGCGGCGCTGCCATCGCGTGGTCTTATCTTCCAGTATCAGTATCGAAACCAACTCCCTCGGAAGTTGATACCACAAGCAGTCATGAACAATGA
- the LOC135630842 gene encoding inositol-pentakisphosphate 2-kinase IPK1-like isoform X1, which yields MSHLQQEQKMLVRADDAKDWFYKGEGAANIVLGYCGSSLFLVGKVLRIQKVAKGGSPSPNGCLVLSDHERLMWKDIGELAESTSKDVAATAFIDHVMRNLLDSNHVDAGILVHVSKEFLEAVEGNIKSQRPPWRVDASKIDVLCESAFLISDHSIIIGTPKHDFCIAVEIKPKCGFLPSSEYIAEKNAVKRHVTRFKMHQFLKLHQGEISQISGYDPLDLFSGLKDRIHLAITALFASPQNNFRIFLNGCLIFGGLGGSMDNTDVRSHKSGEAIADLISACGLQLGSFLELVAEAIFGSGILDRLLATQQLDVLDIEGAIHVYYNIISRPCAVCKNLSDAELLHQYSSLHSLSLDDSLKIVREYLIAATAKDCSLMISFSRTADGRNASDCNSVALKSLNQSYNYKAYFIDLDLKPLEKMAYYYKLDQKIVNFYKMNDKMEGKPSISGSGGPPGEALDASS from the exons ATGAGCCATCTTCAGCAG GAACAAAAGATGTTGGTAAGAGCAGACGATGCAAAGGATTGGTTTTACAAAGGAGAAGGAGCTGCTAATATTGTCCTGGGCTACTGTGGCTCTTCCCTCTTTTTG GTGGGCAAGGTATTACGGATTCAAAAGGTTGCAAAGGGCGGAAGCCCGTCTCCAAATGGATGCTTGGTCCTATCCGATCATGAAAGACTAATGTGGAAAGACATTGGTGAACTCGCCGAGTCCACTTCGAAAGATGTTGCTGCTACAGCTTTTATTGACCATGTCATGAGGAATTTATTGGACTCCAATCATGTAGACGCTGGg ATTCTTGTCCATGTTTCTAAGGAATTCTTGGAGGCTGTCGAGGGGAATATCAAGAGTCAACGTCCTCCATGGAGGGTTGATGCCTCCAAAATTGATGTCCTTTGCGAATCTGCATTTCTTATTTCTGACCATTCAATCATTATTG GTACTCCGAAACATGACTTCTGCATTGCAGTAGAAATAAAG CCAAAATGTGGGTTTCTTCCATCTTCAGAATACATAGCTGAGAAAAATGCTGTTAAGAGGCATGTAACACGATTTAAAATGCATCAGTTCTTAAAACTTCATCAGGGAGAG ATATCACAAATAAGTGGGTATGATCCGCTTGATCTATTCTCTGGATTAAAAGATAGAATACATCTGGCCATCACTGCATTGTTTGCATCTCCTCAAAATAATTTCCGTATATTTTTGAATGGCTGTCTTATTTTTGGAGGATTGGGAGGTAGCATGGATAATACAGATGTCCGATCTCATAAATCAGGAGAAGCAATTGCGGATCTGATCTCTGCATGTGGCTTACAGTTAGGTAGCTTCCTTGAGCTTGTAGCAGAGGCAATCTTCGGGTCAGGGATTTTAGATAGGCTTTTAGCAACTCAGCAGTTGGATGTTCTTGACATAGAAGGGGCTATTCATGTATATTACAATATTATTTCTCGGCCTTGTGCGGTCTGCAAAAATTTAAGTGATGCAGAGCTTTTGCATCAGTATTCCTCGTTGCATTCTCTGTCATTGGACGACAGCCTGAAAATTGTTAGGGAATATCTTATAGCTGCTACTGCAAAGGATTGCAGCCTGATGATCAGCTTTAGCCGCACAGCAGATGGACGTAATGCATCTGATTGTAATTCTGTAGCTCTCAAATCATTGAATCAAAGCTATAATTACAAG GCTTATTTTATTGACTTGGATTTGAAACCTCTGGAGAAGATGGCTTATTACTATAAATTGGATCAGAAGATAGTCAATTTCTACAAAATGAATGACAAGATGGAAGGAAAGCCGAGCATTTCTGGAAGTGGAGGCCCACCTGGAGAAGCACTCGATGCTAGTAGTTAA
- the LOC135630842 gene encoding inositol-pentakisphosphate 2-kinase IPK1-like isoform X2 → MSHLQQMLVRADDAKDWFYKGEGAANIVLGYCGSSLFLVGKVLRIQKVAKGGSPSPNGCLVLSDHERLMWKDIGELAESTSKDVAATAFIDHVMRNLLDSNHVDAGILVHVSKEFLEAVEGNIKSQRPPWRVDASKIDVLCESAFLISDHSIIIGTPKHDFCIAVEIKPKCGFLPSSEYIAEKNAVKRHVTRFKMHQFLKLHQGEISQISGYDPLDLFSGLKDRIHLAITALFASPQNNFRIFLNGCLIFGGLGGSMDNTDVRSHKSGEAIADLISACGLQLGSFLELVAEAIFGSGILDRLLATQQLDVLDIEGAIHVYYNIISRPCAVCKNLSDAELLHQYSSLHSLSLDDSLKIVREYLIAATAKDCSLMISFSRTADGRNASDCNSVALKSLNQSYNYKAYFIDLDLKPLEKMAYYYKLDQKIVNFYKMNDKMEGKPSISGSGGPPGEALDASS, encoded by the exons ATGAGCCATCTTCAGCAG ATGTTGGTAAGAGCAGACGATGCAAAGGATTGGTTTTACAAAGGAGAAGGAGCTGCTAATATTGTCCTGGGCTACTGTGGCTCTTCCCTCTTTTTG GTGGGCAAGGTATTACGGATTCAAAAGGTTGCAAAGGGCGGAAGCCCGTCTCCAAATGGATGCTTGGTCCTATCCGATCATGAAAGACTAATGTGGAAAGACATTGGTGAACTCGCCGAGTCCACTTCGAAAGATGTTGCTGCTACAGCTTTTATTGACCATGTCATGAGGAATTTATTGGACTCCAATCATGTAGACGCTGGg ATTCTTGTCCATGTTTCTAAGGAATTCTTGGAGGCTGTCGAGGGGAATATCAAGAGTCAACGTCCTCCATGGAGGGTTGATGCCTCCAAAATTGATGTCCTTTGCGAATCTGCATTTCTTATTTCTGACCATTCAATCATTATTG GTACTCCGAAACATGACTTCTGCATTGCAGTAGAAATAAAG CCAAAATGTGGGTTTCTTCCATCTTCAGAATACATAGCTGAGAAAAATGCTGTTAAGAGGCATGTAACACGATTTAAAATGCATCAGTTCTTAAAACTTCATCAGGGAGAG ATATCACAAATAAGTGGGTATGATCCGCTTGATCTATTCTCTGGATTAAAAGATAGAATACATCTGGCCATCACTGCATTGTTTGCATCTCCTCAAAATAATTTCCGTATATTTTTGAATGGCTGTCTTATTTTTGGAGGATTGGGAGGTAGCATGGATAATACAGATGTCCGATCTCATAAATCAGGAGAAGCAATTGCGGATCTGATCTCTGCATGTGGCTTACAGTTAGGTAGCTTCCTTGAGCTTGTAGCAGAGGCAATCTTCGGGTCAGGGATTTTAGATAGGCTTTTAGCAACTCAGCAGTTGGATGTTCTTGACATAGAAGGGGCTATTCATGTATATTACAATATTATTTCTCGGCCTTGTGCGGTCTGCAAAAATTTAAGTGATGCAGAGCTTTTGCATCAGTATTCCTCGTTGCATTCTCTGTCATTGGACGACAGCCTGAAAATTGTTAGGGAATATCTTATAGCTGCTACTGCAAAGGATTGCAGCCTGATGATCAGCTTTAGCCGCACAGCAGATGGACGTAATGCATCTGATTGTAATTCTGTAGCTCTCAAATCATTGAATCAAAGCTATAATTACAAG GCTTATTTTATTGACTTGGATTTGAAACCTCTGGAGAAGATGGCTTATTACTATAAATTGGATCAGAAGATAGTCAATTTCTACAAAATGAATGACAAGATGGAAGGAAAGCCGAGCATTTCTGGAAGTGGAGGCCCACCTGGAGAAGCACTCGATGCTAGTAGTTAA
- the LOC135630842 gene encoding inositol-pentakisphosphate 2-kinase IPK1-like isoform X3, with amino-acid sequence MLVRADDAKDWFYKGEGAANIVLGYCGSSLFLVGKVLRIQKVAKGGSPSPNGCLVLSDHERLMWKDIGELAESTSKDVAATAFIDHVMRNLLDSNHVDAGILVHVSKEFLEAVEGNIKSQRPPWRVDASKIDVLCESAFLISDHSIIIGTPKHDFCIAVEIKPKCGFLPSSEYIAEKNAVKRHVTRFKMHQFLKLHQGEISQISGYDPLDLFSGLKDRIHLAITALFASPQNNFRIFLNGCLIFGGLGGSMDNTDVRSHKSGEAIADLISACGLQLGSFLELVAEAIFGSGILDRLLATQQLDVLDIEGAIHVYYNIISRPCAVCKNLSDAELLHQYSSLHSLSLDDSLKIVREYLIAATAKDCSLMISFSRTADGRNASDCNSVALKSLNQSYNYKAYFIDLDLKPLEKMAYYYKLDQKIVNFYKMNDKMEGKPSISGSGGPPGEALDASS; translated from the exons ATGTTGGTAAGAGCAGACGATGCAAAGGATTGGTTTTACAAAGGAGAAGGAGCTGCTAATATTGTCCTGGGCTACTGTGGCTCTTCCCTCTTTTTG GTGGGCAAGGTATTACGGATTCAAAAGGTTGCAAAGGGCGGAAGCCCGTCTCCAAATGGATGCTTGGTCCTATCCGATCATGAAAGACTAATGTGGAAAGACATTGGTGAACTCGCCGAGTCCACTTCGAAAGATGTTGCTGCTACAGCTTTTATTGACCATGTCATGAGGAATTTATTGGACTCCAATCATGTAGACGCTGGg ATTCTTGTCCATGTTTCTAAGGAATTCTTGGAGGCTGTCGAGGGGAATATCAAGAGTCAACGTCCTCCATGGAGGGTTGATGCCTCCAAAATTGATGTCCTTTGCGAATCTGCATTTCTTATTTCTGACCATTCAATCATTATTG GTACTCCGAAACATGACTTCTGCATTGCAGTAGAAATAAAG CCAAAATGTGGGTTTCTTCCATCTTCAGAATACATAGCTGAGAAAAATGCTGTTAAGAGGCATGTAACACGATTTAAAATGCATCAGTTCTTAAAACTTCATCAGGGAGAG ATATCACAAATAAGTGGGTATGATCCGCTTGATCTATTCTCTGGATTAAAAGATAGAATACATCTGGCCATCACTGCATTGTTTGCATCTCCTCAAAATAATTTCCGTATATTTTTGAATGGCTGTCTTATTTTTGGAGGATTGGGAGGTAGCATGGATAATACAGATGTCCGATCTCATAAATCAGGAGAAGCAATTGCGGATCTGATCTCTGCATGTGGCTTACAGTTAGGTAGCTTCCTTGAGCTTGTAGCAGAGGCAATCTTCGGGTCAGGGATTTTAGATAGGCTTTTAGCAACTCAGCAGTTGGATGTTCTTGACATAGAAGGGGCTATTCATGTATATTACAATATTATTTCTCGGCCTTGTGCGGTCTGCAAAAATTTAAGTGATGCAGAGCTTTTGCATCAGTATTCCTCGTTGCATTCTCTGTCATTGGACGACAGCCTGAAAATTGTTAGGGAATATCTTATAGCTGCTACTGCAAAGGATTGCAGCCTGATGATCAGCTTTAGCCGCACAGCAGATGGACGTAATGCATCTGATTGTAATTCTGTAGCTCTCAAATCATTGAATCAAAGCTATAATTACAAG GCTTATTTTATTGACTTGGATTTGAAACCTCTGGAGAAGATGGCTTATTACTATAAATTGGATCAGAAGATAGTCAATTTCTACAAAATGAATGACAAGATGGAAGGAAAGCCGAGCATTTCTGGAAGTGGAGGCCCACCTGGAGAAGCACTCGATGCTAGTAGTTAA
- the LOC135585060 gene encoding protein RADIALIS-like 3 encodes MASGSLSRSSTSSWTPQQNKLFERALAVYDKDTPDRWLNVARAVGGGKTAEEVKKHYELLLEDLHRIESGRVPYPNYKSSGTRR; translated from the coding sequence ATGGCTTCGGGATCGCTCTCGCGCAGCTCGACCTCCTCGTGGACTCCGCAGCAGAACAAGCTCTTCGAGCGGGCTCTCGCGGTGTACGACAAGGACACCCCCGATCGCTGGCTAAATGTGGCACGAGCCGTAGGCGGGGGGAAGACCGCCGAAGAGGTCAAGAAACACTACGAGCTGCTCTTGGAGGACCTCCACCGCATCGAGTCGGGTCGGGTGCCGTATCCAAATTACAAGTCCTCCGGCACCCGGCGCTGA
- the LOC135632012 gene encoding zinc-finger homeodomain protein 5-like, with the protein MTLSVVMDSLLHPLNPRMSSSITSPALLCLIRCSHAAPPPAACRIPILRLPLTPSLFRTTFLAIIFTVLVPRLIDTVYFVSNCYLCRRSNLLFFSFVVCKTSSRRPVSYITRRYSPRHKLMEVRGQELQEQEKIYNPTPLQQSAAFTMPLPSSTLLHYATEARGGTGDDRNGMASLIHNPTPTSAPALASALGSGGRSNSTTTTTAAAALLPATDTDAALRYRECLRNHAASLGGHILDGCCEFMPRSDDALKCAACGCHRSFHRRDTDMNSPLRDLQNGTHGRVPLLLPPHHLSLPSTGHDHNLKLFGSAGILLHTGASVGAATESSTEELMLGAVPQQRFTVSKKRFRTKFTAEQKERMMAFAEKVGWRMQKQHEAAVEQFCGEVGVSRQVLKVWMHNNKNALRKQQQQEEEEEEEEEEEEVEEQQQHHHEMPEA; encoded by the coding sequence ATGACCCTGTCGGTGGTTATGGATTCTCTTCTTCATCCCTTAAATCCTCGCATGTCTTCTTCCATCACCTCTCCTGCTCTCCTTTGCCTCATCCGTTGTTCACATGCTGCTCCTCCGCCTGCCGCCTGCCGCATTCCGATATTACGACTTCCTCTAACGCCATCTCTATTCCGCACCACTTTCTTAGCCATAATATTCACCGTCCTCGTTCCTCGACTCATCGACACTGTCTACTTTGTTTCCAACTGCTACCTTTGTCGTAGATCCAACTTGCTCTTCTTCTCGTTCGTCGTGTGTAAGACATCCTCCCGTAGGCCTGTGAGTTACATCACCCGACGCTACTCTCCCCGACACAAGTTAATGGAAGTCAGAGGACAGGAGCTGCAGGAGCAGGAGAAGATCTACAATCCGACACCTCTCCAGCAATCCGCTGCCTTCACCATGCCGTTACCCTCTTCCACCTTGCTTCACTATGCCACCGAAGCAAGAGGTGGAACAGGTGATGACAGAAATGGGATGGCGTCTCTGATCCACAATCCCACTCCCACTTCAGCTCCTGCCCTGGCGAGTGCTTTGGGTAGCGGTGGTCGATCCaattccaccaccaccaccaccgccgccgccgcccttcTTCCTGCCACCGACACTGACGCGGCACTCCGGTACCGGGAGTGTCTCCGGAACCATGCTGCCAGCCTAGGTGGGCACATCCTCGATGGCTGCTGCGAGTTCATGCCACGCAGCGACGACGCACTCAAGTGCGCCGCCTGTGGTTGCCACCGAAGCTTCCACCGCAGAGACACCGACATGAATTCTCCCCTCCGCGACCTTCAGAACGGCACCCACGGTAGAGTGCCTCTCCTGCTTCCTCCACACCACCTCTCTCTACCTTCGACCGGCCACGATCACAACCTGAAGCTTTTCGGCTCCGCCGGCATTCTGCTTCATACCGGTGCAAGCGTGGGCGCGGCGACGGAGTCGTCGACCGAGGAGCTTATGCTAGGCGCTGTGCCGCAGCAGCGGTTCACGGTGTCTAAGAAGAGGTTCAGGACAAAGTTCACGGCCGAacagaaggagaggatgatggccTTCGCCGAGAAGGTCGGGTGGAGAATGCAGAAGCAGCATGAGGCTGCGGTAGAGCAATTTTGCGGCGAGGTTGGTGTTAGTAGGCAAGTGCTAAAGGTGTGGATGCACAACAACAAGAACGCCCTAAGGAAGCAACAGcagcaggaggaagaggaagaggaggaggaggaggaggaggaggtggaggagcagcagcagcaccaccacGAAATGCCAGAAGCTTGA
- the LOC135632013 gene encoding dof zinc finger protein DOF5.6-like, whose protein sequence is MASPSMQIFMESSDWLKGVVQEDSGMDASSPSSEVMSCSRPPPVMEERLRPQHDQALKCPRCDSTHTKFCYYNNYSLSQPRYLCKTCRRYWTKGGTLRNVPVGGGCRKNKRSGAKKTADPLHPSASSSLKEATSSCLHQPFPLVQLPHLESIFTNTCRNIDFMECKYDLMLDNPMDGLDLMDGKLGAILTRNQLPLGGGNPGLGEAASHGSASASFHSMIGTCGFCIDGNHAGLMEACRGLALPFEGHEEPNSVEVKPGDWINLSTQWADQCCVDAGRAVMGCDKGLASWAGLMNGMAPR, encoded by the exons ATGGCAAGTCCTTCCATGCAAATTTTTATGGAGTCCTCCGACTGGCTAAAG GGCGTTGTTCAGGAAGACAGCGGGATGGATGCCTCCTCCCCATCCAGTGAAGTGATGTCATGCTCAAGGCCGCCGCCGGTCATGGAGGAAAGGCTGCGGCCACAGCACGACCAAGCTCTCAAGTGTCCCAGATGTGACTCCACtcacaccaagttctgctactacaacaactacagcctCTCCCAGCCAAGGTACTTGTGCAAAACATGCAGGAGGTATTGGACTAAAGGCGGAACCCTAAGAAATGTGCCCGTCGGCGGCGGCTGCCGAAAGAACAAGCGCTCGGGTGCTAAAAAGACGGCCGACCCGTTGCATCCATCTGCTTCCTCCTCGCTCAAAGAAGCAACCAGCAGCTGCCTCCACCAACCCTTCCCTCTGGTGCAATTACCGCATCTTGAATCAATATTCACCAACACTTGTCGGAACATTGATTTCATGGAGTGCAAGTACGACCTGATGCTCGACAACCCTATGGATGGGCTTGATCTCATGGATGGCAAGCTTGGGGCCATCCTCACCAGGAACCAACTCCCCTTGGGTGGAGGGAATCCAGGCCTCGGAGAAGCTGCAAGCCATGGATCCGCCTCGGCCAGCTTCCACAGCATGATCGGCACTTGCGGCTTCTGCATCGATGGGAACCATGCTGGCCTCATGGAGGCATGCCGGGGGCTTGCGCTCCCTTTCGAGGGGCACGAGGAGCCAAATTCCGTGGAGGTGAAGCCTGGAGACTGGATTAATCTATCAACGCAGTGGGCAGATCAGTGTTGCGTCGATGCGGGTCGTGCGGTAATGGGGTGCGACAAAGGCCTCGCATCGTGGGCTGGGTTGATGAATGGAATGGCTCCCCGGTGA
- the LOC103976629 gene encoding small ribosomal subunit protein uS12, with translation MGKTRGMGAGRKLKTHRRRQRWADKAYKKSHLGNEWKKPFAGSSHAKGIVLEKIGIEAKQPNSAIRKCARVQLIKNGKKIAAFVPNDGCLNFIEENDEVLIAGFGRKGHAVGDIPGVRFKVVKVSGVSLLALFKEKKEKPRS, from the exons ATGGG GAAGACCCGTGGTATGGGAGCTGGGCGTAAGCTCAAAACTCACAGGAGGCGGCAGAGGTGGGCGGACAAAGCATACAAGAAAAGTCATCTCGGGAATGAGTGGAAGAAACCTTTTGCTGGTTCTTCACATGCCAAGGGTATTGTCCTCGAAAAGAT AGGCATCGAAGCCAAGCAGCCCAACTCCGCCATCCGAAAGTGTGCTAGAGTTCAACTGATCAAGAATGGAAAGAAAATTGCAGCCTTTGTTCCGAACGATGGTTGTTTAAATTTCATCGAAGAAAAT GACGAAGTCTTGATCGCTGGTTTTGGACGGAAGGGACACGCGGTGGGTGATATTCCCGGAGTGAGGTTCAAGGTGGTGAAGGTTTCGGGTGTGTCGCTGTTGGCGCTATTcaaggaaaagaaggagaagCCTCGCTCTTAA